From one Nonomuraea polychroma genomic stretch:
- a CDS encoding DUF937 domain-containing protein yields the protein MTLHDELIEQLGEPGLDEVAGMLGTDPTQARDVVRAVTGIIVGGLARNAQHPDGAEALRAALEDHVDADPFNGDVASLTRDGHSILAHVLGGQGTEQAAAGLARLVGIDTGAVMKLLPLIAPMVMFLLADRAARLDMDARDVAGLLDRERTAVSGGLGEALDGLLANIFGSAVPGWPYVGRELAADRSYGAHGELEPGPSGEADPGEPAPGRSNPDW from the coding sequence CGACGAGCTGATCGAGCAGCTCGGAGAGCCGGGCCTTGACGAGGTCGCCGGGATGCTCGGCACGGACCCCACCCAGGCCCGTGACGTCGTCCGAGCCGTGACCGGCATCATCGTCGGCGGCCTGGCGCGCAATGCCCAGCACCCGGACGGTGCCGAAGCGTTGCGTGCGGCGCTGGAGGACCACGTGGACGCCGACCCGTTCAACGGCGACGTGGCCTCGCTGACCCGCGACGGGCACAGCATCCTCGCGCACGTGCTCGGCGGTCAGGGGACCGAGCAGGCTGCGGCGGGGCTGGCACGGCTCGTCGGTATCGACACCGGCGCCGTCATGAAGCTGCTGCCGCTGATCGCCCCCATGGTGATGTTCCTGCTGGCCGACCGGGCCGCGCGCCTGGACATGGACGCCAGGGACGTGGCCGGCCTCCTGGACAGGGAACGGACGGCGGTGTCCGGCGGGCTGGGGGAGGCGCTCGACGGGCTGCTGGCGAACATCTTCGGCAGCGCCGTGCCGGGCTGGCCGTACGTGGGCAGGGAACTCGCGGCGGACCGGTCGTACGGGGCGCACGGCGAGCTGGAGCCCGGACCGTCGGGCGAAGCGGACCCCGGTGAGCCCGCGCCGGGCAGGTCGAACCCCGACTGGTGA